A part of Vespula pensylvanica isolate Volc-1 chromosome 20, ASM1446617v1, whole genome shotgun sequence genomic DNA contains:
- the LOC122635940 gene encoding superoxide-generating NADPH oxidase heavy chain subunit C-like, whose protein sequence is MDSVCCGCQGIVSNENAKNILNDDLLIESSDYIDAGSIVCKKIIKLYDGIELLTGYKVPKDLNSAVLCASCCQKIESFTVFRMQLLDTFEKRTNYNNSENISKSISNLESLQCLEHQKNSLIMDKITDVIVNKIPNNYRLLEPKITVDDGIDVIDNSIPLELNNSLSDESETNDSLGSNKLSNDQENNNLNDSDYSNEVPDINHSKVAFSKIQDNDIESEVDIYSGEYDEVLELDVQCKNDDITDSENFSESEAEIYDYEPIGKKIKNYNALSSALLF, encoded by the exons ATG gaTTCTGTTTGCTGCGGATGTCAAGGAATAGTTTCGAACGAGaatgcaaaaaatatattgaatgatgatttattaattgaatctTCAGATTATATTGATGCAGGTTCAATAGtctgtaagaaaataattaaattatatgatgGAATCGAATTATTAACAGGCTATAAA GTTCCCAAGGATCTAAATTCTGCTGTTTTATGCGCATCTTGTTGTCAAAAGATAGAATCCTTCACGGTCTTTCGAATGCAACTCTTGGATACGTTTGAAAAACGAACCAACTATAATAATTCTGAGAATATATCCAAATCTATATCTAATTTAGAATCGTTACAATGTTTGGAGCATCAAAAAAACAGTTTAATTATGGATAAAATTACTGatgttattgttaataaaattccgAATAATTATAGGTTATTAGAACCAAAAATTACAGTCGATGACGGTATCGATGTAATCGATAATAGTATACCcttagaattaaataattcattgagCGACGAATCTGAAACAAACGATTCTTTAGGAAGTAATAAATTGTCAAAcgatcaagaaaataataacctTAATGATTCAGATTATTCAAACGAAGTTCCAGATATTAATCATTCTAAGGTAGCATTTTCGAAAATACAAGACAATGATATAGAATCGGAAGTTGATATCTATTCTGGAGAGTATGACGAGGTATTGGAATTAGATGTACAATGTAAGAATGATGATATAACGGATTCGGAAAATTTTTCTGAATCCGAAGcagaaatatatgattatgaACCTAttgggaaaaaaattaagaactACAACGCATTGTCATCTGCTTTACTCTTCTAG
- the LOC122635944 gene encoding 28S ribosomal protein S28, mitochondrial translates to MQRIETLWKQLRLIDAFGTKRTSIKLFSTEKPPDDNIKKAKDVNTEIKEIKPHEATENKFSSEKVKNESDESIENLSSISTSDIESNRMESDEDLTQPEVKLSGFAETFKKFSQIDEPKESEKLVTFATLLRRSEFMNLGDPEGKRVVGKIFKTVNNDLYIDFGWKFHCVCHRPLKNGEFYVRGSSVILKIKDLELSKRFLGSTKDTTILEADCILLGLLHSPLKRINTRSEISQVQQ, encoded by the exons ATGCAACGTATTGAAACATTGTGGAAACAATTACGTTTGATCGATGCCTTcggaacgaaacgaacgtcTATAAAATTGTTCAGTACCGAGAAACCACCGGACGACAACATCAAAAAAGCTAAGGACGTGAATACCgagatcaaagaaataaaaccaCACGAAGCTACtgagaataaattttcgagtgaaaaggtaaaaaatgAGTCTGacgaatcgattgaaaatctATCGTCCATATCGACCTCcgatatcgaatcgaatagaATGGAGTCCGACGAGGATTTAACACAGCCAGAAGTAAAGCTGAGCGGATTTGCGgaaacgtttaaaaagttttcacAAATCGACGAACCTAAAGAATCTGAAAAACTTGTCACATTCGCTACCTTACTGCGTCGTTCGGAGTTTATGAAC TTGGGAGATCCGGAAGGGAAAAGGGTCgtaggaaaaatatttaaaactgtAAACAACGATTTGTACATAGATTTTGGATGGAAATTTCATTGCGTATGTCATAGACCTTTAAAAAATGGAGA attTTACGTTAGAGGCTCATCGgtaattttaaagataaaggaTCTGGAATTGTCTAAGAGGTTCCTGGGCTCGACCAAGGATACTACTATTTTAGAAGCAGATTGTATACTTTTAGGTTTGTTACATTCtccattaaaaagaattaatactCGATCAGAAATTTCCCAAGTTCAACAATAA
- the LOC122635949 gene encoding mitochondrial import inner membrane translocase subunit Tim10, whose amino-acid sequence MATLPQLDEEKLKLVQDLEIEMMSDMYNRMTSACHRKCIPPKYIEPELGKGESICLDRCVAKYLDVHERIGKKLTQISMQEDNFMKNKVAEQPKTS is encoded by the coding sequence atggCAACTCTACCGCAActagacgaagaaaaattgaaattggtACAAGATTTGGAAATAGAAATGATGTCCGATATGTACAATCGTATGACATCTGCATGCCATAGAAAATGTATTCCACCAAAATACATTGAACCGGAATTGGGAAAAGGAGAATCAATCTGTCTAGATCGTTGCGTAGCGAAATATTTAGACGTTCACGAACGTATAGGAAAGAAGCTCACACAAATTTCTATGcaagaagataattttatgaaaaacaaAGTAGCGGAACAACCAAAGACAAGTTAA
- the LOC122635937 gene encoding regulator of chromosome condensation isoform X2 has protein sequence MPPRKATKRTAQAPPAGQKRSKQQKKKQGGDILAFGQGDVGQLGLGEDVIEKIRPATIPGFQDIVTIAAGGMHNVCLRQTGEVLTFGCNDEGALGRDTSKEGSETIPGFVDLPGKAVQVTAGDSHSAALLEDGRVFAWGSFRDSHGTMGLTLKGNERLPIELLPNVKVVKVASGADHLVLLSESGNVYTCGCGEQGQLGRIAARTASRNSRHGIGPLLTPGIVEFKITKKLEFDDIWAGTYCTFLKEYNKGDIYVFGLNNYYQIGLSEPATHFHPRISKTFSGKVWRHISSGQHHTIALDDIGQVFVMGRKEYGRLGLGPNCSDAKELTLVSALSSMKCIDISAGSAQSFAVTELGELYAWGMGTSGQLGTGEEEDVEEPALVKGKQLEGKTVVRVSGGGQHTLILAITRPVKDKTAG, from the exons A tGCCGCCAAGGAAAGCCACTAAACGAACCGCCCAAGCTCCTCCGGCGGGACAAAAGAGGTCCAagcagcaaaaaaaaaagcaag GCGGTGATATACTTGCGTTCGGACAAGGCGATGTCGGACAGCTTGGACTGGGAGAAGATGTCATTGAAAAGATTCGTCCGGCGACTATTCCTGGATTTCAAGATATCGTAACCATAGCAGCAGGCGGCATGCACAATGTTTGCCTGAGACAAACCGGGGAAGTGTTAACGTTTGGATGTAACGACGAAGGAGCTCTTGGAAGAGATACGTCCAAAGAAGGCTCGGAGACTATTCCAGGTTTCGTCGATTTACCTGGTAAAGCCGTTCAAGTAACAGCCGGTGACTCCCATAGCGCTGCATTACTAGAAGACGGTCGAGTTTTTGCGTGGGGTTCTTTTAGG GATTCACATGGCACTATGGGATTGACGctaaaaggaaatgaaagacTTCCAATAGAATTATTACCTAATGTTAAAGTAGTTAAAGTAGCATCGGGTGCTGATCATTTAGTATTACTTAGCGAATCTGGAAATGTATATACTTGTGGTTGTGGCGAACAAGGTCAACTAGGACGAATAGCTGCTAGAACGGCTAGCAGAAATAGTCGTCATGGTATAGGGCCCTTGTTAACACCCGGAATAGTTGAATTTaaaattacgaagaaattaGAATTCGATGATATATGGGCGGGTACATattgtacatttttaaaagaatataataaaggAGACATATATGTTTTTggtttgaataattattatcaaattg GTTTAAGTGAGCCTGCTACTCACTTTCATCCACGAATATCGAAAACTTTTAGTGGGAAAGTATGGAGGCATATCAGTAGTGGTCAACATCATACTATCGCTTTAGATGATATAGGTCAAGTTTTTGTAATGGGTCGTAAAGAATACGGTCGTCTCGGCCTTGGACCTAACTGTTCAGACGCTAAAGAATTAACTCTAGTTTCTGCTTTAAGTTCTATGAAATGTATCGATATTTCGGCTGGTAGTGCACAATCTTTCGCAGTAACGGAATTAg GAGAACTATACGCGTGGGGAATGGGAACAAGCGGACAGCTAGGCacaggagaggaagaagacgtAGAAGAACCTGCACTAGTTAAAGGAAAGCAATTAGAAGGCAAAACGGTAGTACGAGTTTCTGGTGGTGGACAACATACATTAATTTTAGCGATAACTCGCCCAGTGAAAGACAAAACTGCGggttaa
- the LOC122635937 gene encoding regulator of chromosome condensation isoform X1 — MPPRKATKRTAQAPPAGQKRSKQQKKKQDLTLKPNLRQSNTGGDILAFGQGDVGQLGLGEDVIEKIRPATIPGFQDIVTIAAGGMHNVCLRQTGEVLTFGCNDEGALGRDTSKEGSETIPGFVDLPGKAVQVTAGDSHSAALLEDGRVFAWGSFRDSHGTMGLTLKGNERLPIELLPNVKVVKVASGADHLVLLSESGNVYTCGCGEQGQLGRIAARTASRNSRHGIGPLLTPGIVEFKITKKLEFDDIWAGTYCTFLKEYNKGDIYVFGLNNYYQIGLSEPATHFHPRISKTFSGKVWRHISSGQHHTIALDDIGQVFVMGRKEYGRLGLGPNCSDAKELTLVSALSSMKCIDISAGSAQSFAVTELGELYAWGMGTSGQLGTGEEEDVEEPALVKGKQLEGKTVVRVSGGGQHTLILAITRPVKDKTAG; from the exons A tGCCGCCAAGGAAAGCCACTAAACGAACCGCCCAAGCTCCTCCGGCGGGACAAAAGAGGTCCAagcagcaaaaaaaaaagcaag ATTTAACGTTGAAACCCAATTTACGCCAATCTAATACAGGCGGTGATATACTTGCGTTCGGACAAGGCGATGTCGGACAGCTTGGACTGGGAGAAGATGTCATTGAAAAGATTCGTCCGGCGACTATTCCTGGATTTCAAGATATCGTAACCATAGCAGCAGGCGGCATGCACAATGTTTGCCTGAGACAAACCGGGGAAGTGTTAACGTTTGGATGTAACGACGAAGGAGCTCTTGGAAGAGATACGTCCAAAGAAGGCTCGGAGACTATTCCAGGTTTCGTCGATTTACCTGGTAAAGCCGTTCAAGTAACAGCCGGTGACTCCCATAGCGCTGCATTACTAGAAGACGGTCGAGTTTTTGCGTGGGGTTCTTTTAGG GATTCACATGGCACTATGGGATTGACGctaaaaggaaatgaaagacTTCCAATAGAATTATTACCTAATGTTAAAGTAGTTAAAGTAGCATCGGGTGCTGATCATTTAGTATTACTTAGCGAATCTGGAAATGTATATACTTGTGGTTGTGGCGAACAAGGTCAACTAGGACGAATAGCTGCTAGAACGGCTAGCAGAAATAGTCGTCATGGTATAGGGCCCTTGTTAACACCCGGAATAGTTGAATTTaaaattacgaagaaattaGAATTCGATGATATATGGGCGGGTACATattgtacatttttaaaagaatataataaaggAGACATATATGTTTTTggtttgaataattattatcaaattg GTTTAAGTGAGCCTGCTACTCACTTTCATCCACGAATATCGAAAACTTTTAGTGGGAAAGTATGGAGGCATATCAGTAGTGGTCAACATCATACTATCGCTTTAGATGATATAGGTCAAGTTTTTGTAATGGGTCGTAAAGAATACGGTCGTCTCGGCCTTGGACCTAACTGTTCAGACGCTAAAGAATTAACTCTAGTTTCTGCTTTAAGTTCTATGAAATGTATCGATATTTCGGCTGGTAGTGCACAATCTTTCGCAGTAACGGAATTAg GAGAACTATACGCGTGGGGAATGGGAACAAGCGGACAGCTAGGCacaggagaggaagaagacgtAGAAGAACCTGCACTAGTTAAAGGAAAGCAATTAGAAGGCAAAACGGTAGTACGAGTTTCTGGTGGTGGACAACATACATTAATTTTAGCGATAACTCGCCCAGTGAAAGACAAAACTGCGggttaa